From one Equus asinus isolate D_3611 breed Donkey chromosome 5, EquAss-T2T_v2, whole genome shotgun sequence genomic stretch:
- the FBXO40 gene encoding F-box only protein 40, with protein sequence MGRTRRPPPGQHRHCERCFNRHCHVPVEPNVSCLVINCHLSCGATFHMCKEAEHELLCPLEQVPCLNSEYGCPLSMSRHKLAKHLQVCPASVVCCSMEWNRWPNVDSETTLHENIMKETPSEECLDTALALQDQKVLFRSLKMVELFPETREPTEEEPIMNGEASWEEMGGAVGGADARLVSNDSLSATNGEMVELSQEEREVLAKTKEGMDLAKFDKWENMFSKEHAASALTDSSTSCESKSRKGPGKEQISNGNNMVKEDTANEKEPQENQKQQDSHGAMETTGLAPWQDGVLERLKTAVDAKDYNMYLVHNGRMLIHFGQMAACTPKERDFVYGNLEAQEVKTVYTFKVPVSYCGKRARLGDAMLSCRPGEHKAVDTSDLGITVEDLPKSDLIKTTLLCALERELKGHVISESRSIDGLFMDFATQTYNFEPEQFSSGTVLADLLTTAEPGGLHVELHSESVTRRHNKSSSAFTFTCNKFFRRDEFPLHFKNVHTDIQSCLNGWFQHRCPLAYLGCTFIQNHFRPPGQKAKVIYSQELKTFAIKPEVASELSEGRKNNHLSSHGGKNQNSLTSLPLEVLQYIAGFLDSISLSQLSQVSVLMRNICATLLQERGMVLLQWKKKRYSHGGTSWKVHREIWQFSSLFSKIKSWEFNEVASMSEHLKACPFNIVEHKTDPILLTSMCQPREQARESLVTTFRARARGRHAY encoded by the exons ATG GGCAGGACACGCAGGCCTCCACCAGGGCAGCACAGGCATTGTGAGAGATGCTTCAACCGTCACTGCCATGTTCCTGTGGAGCCCAATGTCTCCTGCCTGGTGATAAACTGCCACCTGTCCTGTGGCGCTACCTTCCACATGTGCAAAGAGGCAGAACATGAGCTTCTCTGTCCCTTAGAGCAGGTTCCGTGTCTCAACTCTGAATATGGCTGCCCCCTTTCCATGTCCCGCCACAAGCTGGCCAAGCACCTGCAAGTGTGCCCCGCCAGTGTGGTCTGCTGCTCCATGGAGTGGAACCGCTGGCCAAACGTGGACTCTGAAACAACCCTTCATGAGAACATCATGAAAGAGACCCCCAGTGAGGAGTGTTTAGACACAGCCCTGGCCCTCCAGGACCAGAAGGTCCTTTTCAGATCTCTGAAAATGGTAGAACTTTTCCCAGAAACCAGAGAGCCCACTGAGGAGGAACCTATTATGAATGGTGAAGCCAGTTGGGAGGAAATGGGAGGAGCAGTGGGTGGAGCAGATGCCAGGTTGGTATCAAACGACTCTCTGTCAGCAACTAACGGAGAGATGGTagagctgagtcaagaagaacgAGAGGTGTTAGCCAAAACCAAAGAAGGGATGGACCTGGCCAAGTTTGACAAGTGGGAAAATATGTTCAGCAAAGAGCATGCAGCTTCTGCTTTAACAGACTCATCAACGAGCTGTGAGAGCAAGAGCAGGAAAGGCCCAGGGAAAGAACAGATTTCCAATGGCAATAACATGGTAAAAGAAGATACTGCCAATGAGAAAGAACCGCAGGAAAACCAGAAGCAGCAGGACTCTCATGGAGCCATGGAAACGACAGGGCTTGCCCCTTGGCAGGATGGTGTTCTGGAAAGACTGAAAACGGCAGTGGATGCAAAGGACTATAATATGTATCTGGTGCACAATGGGAGGATGCTTATTCACTTTGGTCAGATGGCTGCTTGTACACCTAAGGAAAGAGACTTTGTTTATGGCAATCTGGAAGCTCAGGAAGTGAAGACTGTTTACACCTTCAAAGTTCCTGTGAGCTACTGTGGGAAGCGGGCTCGCCTTGGAGACGCCATGTTGAGTTGTAGGCCAGGTGAACACAAGGCAGTAGATACTTCAGATTTGGGGATCACTGTGGAGGACCTGCCCAAATCAGATCTCATCAAGACCACCCTCCTGTGTGCTTTGGAAAGAGAACTCAAAGGTCATGTCATCTCTGAATCCAGGAGCATTGACGGGCTGTTTATGGATTTTGCTACACAGACATACAATTTTGAGCCGGAACAGTTTTCCTCTGGGACGGTGCTGGCTGACCTCCTAACCACTGCCGAACCGGGTGGGCTCCATGTGGAGCTCCACAGTGAGTCTGTGACCAGGAGGCACAACAAGAGCAGCTCTGCCTTCACTTTCACTTGCAACAAATTCTTCAGGAGGGATGAATTCCCCCTACACTTCAAGAACGTCCACACAGACATTCAGTCATGTCTCAACGGCTGGTTCCAGCATCGATGCCCCCTCGCCTACTTGGGATGTACATTTATTCAAAACCATTTCCGTCCCCCAGGGCAAAAGGCAAAAGTCATCTATAGTCAGGAGCTTAAGACCTTTGCCATCAAGCCGGAGGTTGCTTCAGAGCTCAGTGAGGGAAGGAAGAACAACCACCTCTCAAGCCATGGAGGAAAAAACCAGAATTCTCTAACCAGCCTGCCCCTGGAGGTTTTGCAGTACATTGCTGGGTTCTTGGACAGCATCAGCCTGTCCCAGCTCTCCCAGGTGTCTGTGCTGATGAGGAATATCTGTGCCACTTTGTTACAAGAGAGGGGGATGGTCCTCCTGCagtggaagaagaaaagatattCCCATGGAGGCACCTCCTGGAAAGTCCACAGAGAG ATCTGGCAGTTCAGCAGCCTGTTCTCCAAAATCAAGAGCTGGGAGTTTAATgaagttgcttccatgtctgaGCACCTGAAGGCCTGTCCTTTCAACATTGTAGAGCACAAGACTGACCCGATTCTTTTGACCAGCATGTGTCAGCCCCGCGAGCAGGCCCGAGAGAGCTTAGTCACCACCTTTAGAGCCAGAGCACGAGGCAGACACGCCTACTAA